A stretch of Chitinophagaceae bacterium DNA encodes these proteins:
- a CDS encoding dihydroorotate dehydrogenase-like protein, which produces MKMQTTYMGLDLNSPLVVSACTLSEQTDNIVKMEDNGAGAVVLFSLFEEQIRKEEALFNSVLSGTSYAFAEAMDYFPGLDDYKVGINEYLENIRKAKERVKMPVIASLNGITNEGWIDYSKQMQQAGADGIEINIFFIPGDISMSSSEVEHRYLNIIETIKQTVQIPVAVKLNPYFSATGNMAMRMKNAGADALVLFNRFYQPDFDINELVIKTDLHYSESNEIRLPLLWIALLYGKVKLSLAATTGVQSAVEVIKYLLAGADVVMTASSLYKNGIPYLKTMNKELNDWMYMMGFDSVDAFRGIMSQQNISDPTAYERGNYIKILEGRK; this is translated from the coding sequence ATGAAAATGCAAACCACCTACATGGGCCTGGACCTGAACTCCCCCCTTGTTGTTTCTGCCTGCACATTAAGTGAGCAGACCGATAATATCGTTAAGATGGAAGATAATGGCGCCGGCGCTGTGGTGCTTTTCTCCCTGTTCGAAGAACAGATACGGAAAGAAGAGGCGTTGTTCAATAGTGTTCTGTCCGGAACATCGTATGCCTTTGCGGAGGCGATGGATTATTTTCCGGGACTGGATGATTATAAAGTAGGCATCAATGAATACCTGGAGAATATCCGCAAAGCCAAAGAAAGGGTGAAAATGCCGGTCATTGCCAGTCTCAATGGCATTACCAATGAAGGATGGATCGATTATTCCAAACAGATGCAGCAGGCTGGTGCAGATGGCATCGAAATAAATATCTTTTTCATTCCGGGAGATATTTCCATGTCTTCATCCGAAGTGGAACATCGTTACCTCAACATCATTGAAACAATAAAACAGACGGTGCAGATACCGGTAGCGGTAAAACTGAACCCGTATTTCAGTGCCACAGGAAATATGGCCATGCGCATGAAAAATGCCGGGGCAGATGCGCTGGTCCTGTTCAACCGCTTTTACCAGCCGGATTTTGACATCAATGAACTGGTGATAAAGACCGACCTGCATTACAGCGAATCCAACGAGATCCGGTTACCGTTATTATGGATCGCCCTTTTATATGGTAAGGTGAAATTGTCCCTGGCTGCCACCACGGGTGTGCAAAGCGCAGTGGAAGTGATAAAATACCTGCTGGCCGGTGCAGATGTGGTGATGACGGCTTCTTCGCTTTACAAGAATGGCATTCCGTATCTTAAAACCATGAACAAGGAACTGAATGACTGGATGTATATGATGGGCTTTGACAGCGTGGATGCCTTCCGCGGGATCATGAGCCAGCAGAACATTTCAGACCCCACAGCCTATGAAAGAGGGAACTATATTAAAATACTGGAAGGCAGGAAATAG